One window of the Granulicella arctica genome contains the following:
- a CDS encoding YjhG/YagF family D-xylonate dehydratase, with protein sequence MEIETIDIARVLESDGALFAETKTHAAGPEGALPITAEMLLTQPSGNLFGLTQNAGMGWEPQRLLDPEFLILSTHGGMRAADGTPIALGFHTGHWEVGLLVAEAARELRGMRAVPFAGACTDPCDGRTQGTAGMLDSLAYRNDAAMVLRRLMRSLPTRKGVIGVATCDKGLPAMMMALASSGALPSILVPGGVTLLPENGEDAGKVQTIGARFAQEQISLQYAAEMGCRACATPGGGCQFLGTAATAQVVAEALGLSLPHAALGPSGQPIWLDVAARSARAMLRMMQMGMGTRDVLTDAAVRNAMVVHAAFGGSTNLLLHVPAVAHAAGLRRPVAAEWAAVNREVPRLVDALPNGPGNFATVQVFLAGGVPEVMLHLRRAGLLDCSVKTVTGETLGANLDWWEGSERRTVLKERLRALDGVGADQVIMSPDGARAKGMTATVCFPAGNLAPEGSVIKSTSIDASLIDENGVYRHVGPARVFITEAVAIDAIKHGAVGHGDVVVLICGGPKGAGMQEIYQITSALKNLPFCKHVAVLTDARFSGVSTGACLGHISPEALAGGPIGKVLEGDVIEIMVDRRALHGTVNLVGEGQESFSAAEGARRLALRASRADLKEHPDMQDDTRLWAALVQASGGVWGGCVYDASAIASQLARGERVG encoded by the coding sequence GTGGAAATCGAGACGATCGATATAGCGCGGGTGCTGGAGAGTGATGGTGCATTGTTCGCGGAGACGAAGACGCACGCGGCGGGACCTGAGGGAGCACTGCCTATCACTGCGGAGATGCTGCTGACGCAACCTTCGGGCAATTTGTTCGGGCTGACCCAGAATGCCGGAATGGGTTGGGAACCACAGCGGTTACTTGATCCGGAGTTCCTGATCTTGAGTACGCACGGTGGGATGCGTGCAGCGGATGGGACGCCGATTGCACTGGGATTCCACACAGGACACTGGGAGGTGGGGCTGCTGGTGGCTGAGGCCGCACGGGAGTTGCGAGGGATGCGCGCAGTACCGTTTGCCGGTGCATGTACAGATCCTTGTGACGGCAGGACGCAGGGAACGGCGGGGATGTTGGACTCGCTGGCGTATCGGAATGATGCGGCGATGGTGCTGCGGCGATTGATGCGGTCGTTGCCTACTCGCAAGGGTGTGATTGGGGTGGCAACGTGCGACAAGGGACTCCCGGCGATGATGATGGCCCTGGCGAGTTCGGGCGCGCTGCCGAGCATCCTCGTGCCGGGCGGGGTGACACTGCTGCCTGAGAATGGGGAGGATGCTGGGAAGGTGCAGACGATTGGTGCGCGATTTGCGCAGGAGCAGATCAGCCTGCAATACGCGGCGGAGATGGGCTGCCGGGCGTGTGCGACGCCGGGCGGTGGATGCCAGTTTTTAGGTACAGCGGCCACGGCGCAGGTAGTCGCTGAGGCATTAGGGCTTTCGCTGCCGCATGCGGCGCTTGGGCCTTCAGGGCAGCCCATTTGGCTGGATGTTGCAGCGCGGTCCGCGAGGGCTATGCTGCGGATGATGCAGATGGGGATGGGTACGCGGGATGTGCTGACGGACGCGGCGGTGCGTAACGCGATGGTCGTGCATGCAGCGTTTGGCGGGTCGACGAATCTACTGCTGCATGTGCCAGCGGTGGCACATGCGGCAGGGCTGCGGCGACCGGTTGCGGCGGAGTGGGCTGCGGTGAATCGCGAGGTGCCGCGACTGGTAGATGCGTTGCCGAATGGGCCGGGTAATTTTGCGACGGTGCAGGTGTTTCTGGCGGGGGGCGTGCCGGAGGTGATGCTGCATCTACGACGGGCCGGGCTGCTGGATTGCAGCGTGAAGACTGTGACAGGGGAGACGCTCGGGGCGAATCTGGATTGGTGGGAGGGAAGTGAGCGGCGTACGGTCTTGAAGGAGAGACTTAGGGCGCTCGATGGAGTGGGTGCGGATCAGGTGATTATGTCGCCGGATGGTGCAAGGGCGAAGGGAATGACGGCTACGGTTTGTTTTCCAGCGGGGAATCTTGCGCCTGAAGGCAGCGTAATCAAGAGTACGTCGATCGATGCTTCGCTGATCGATGAGAACGGCGTCTATCGGCATGTGGGTCCGGCGCGGGTTTTTATCACCGAGGCTGTTGCTATCGATGCGATCAAGCATGGCGCTGTGGGGCATGGCGATGTCGTTGTGCTGATCTGCGGTGGGCCAAAAGGTGCGGGGATGCAGGAGATCTATCAGATCACCTCAGCGTTGAAGAACCTGCCGTTCTGCAAGCATGTAGCAGTGCTGACGGATGCGCGGTTCAGTGGGGTGTCTACGGGAGCTTGCCTGGGTCATATCTCGCCTGAGGCCTTGGCAGGCGGGCCAATTGGCAAGGTGCTCGAGGGCGATGTGATCGAGATTATGGTGGATCGGAGGGCGCTGCATGGGACGGTGAATCTTGTGGGCGAGGGTCAAGAAAGTTTTTCGGCGGCGGAGGGTGCTCGGCGTCTGGCGTTGCGTGCGTCGCGTGCGGATCTGAAGGAGCACCCGGATATGCAGGACGACACGCGACTCTGGGCAGCTCTCGTGCAGGCGAGCGGTGGCGTGTGGGGTGGTTGTGTCTATGATGCGTCGGCGATTGCGTCGCAGCTTGCGCGGGGCGAGCGCGTCGGCTAA
- a CDS encoding Crp/Fnr family transcriptional regulator codes for MFLVAKAHLWMPSTFTLGSPSNCASCEYRSLRMFCNLDDRALAEYSAMGTEARLPKGTILFDESAPSTNVFVLCTGQVKLFCTSKEGKTLILKIAMPGDVLGLGAVISGTPYEVTAETIQPTQVKSIRRDDFLAFLQRNSEAGLKAATSLSDDYKAAFFDARRLALSSSSAGRLAGVLLDWGRTAAACGKLEMRFTMALSHEDLASLVGSSRETVTRNLSQFKRDNLIQVRGSSILILAPKLLEQLAV; via the coding sequence ATGTTTCTCGTGGCCAAGGCCCACCTCTGGATGCCCTCGACGTTTACTCTCGGATCTCCTTCGAACTGCGCAAGCTGTGAGTACCGCTCCCTCCGGATGTTCTGCAATCTGGACGACCGGGCGCTCGCCGAATACTCCGCGATGGGCACCGAAGCAAGGCTGCCGAAAGGCACAATACTCTTCGACGAAAGCGCCCCGAGCACCAACGTCTTCGTCCTGTGCACCGGTCAGGTCAAGCTCTTCTGCACCTCCAAAGAAGGCAAGACCCTTATCCTGAAGATCGCCATGCCCGGCGACGTCCTCGGATTAGGCGCAGTCATCTCAGGAACTCCGTACGAGGTGACTGCCGAAACCATCCAACCCACGCAGGTCAAGAGCATTCGCCGGGATGACTTCCTCGCCTTCCTCCAGAGAAACAGCGAAGCTGGTCTCAAAGCCGCCACCTCGCTCTCCGACGACTACAAAGCAGCCTTCTTCGACGCCCGTCGCCTCGCTCTTTCAAGCTCCTCCGCAGGTCGCCTGGCCGGTGTCCTGCTCGATTGGGGCAGGACCGCCGCCGCCTGCGGCAAACTCGAGATGCGCTTTACCATGGCCCTTAGCCACGAAGACTTGGCCAGCCTCGTTGGGAGTTCCCGCGAAACGGTCACCCGCAACCTCAGCCAGTTCAAACGCGACAATCTTATTCAAGTGCGAGGTTCGTCCATCCTTATCCTCGCTCCTAAGCTGCTCGAGCAACTCGCCGTCTAA
- a CDS encoding fumarylacetoacetate hydrolase family protein produces the protein MKLYRTLDGIFVEEGGSFFTLSGADFWTSEWDDLLASDDLLERARKATEGAVIANFDIEDALSVAHSQEVWAAGVTYFRSRNARIEESKDAGGGDFYDRVYAAVRPELFFKANGRKVIGPGAGVRIRSDATWSVPEPELTLFINPKGEIAGYTIGNDMSSRDIEGENPLYLPQAKVYDGSCALGPCILLATRPMPRTTAISISISRGGSVVFEGSTTLAELKRDSKELAAFLFRDNSFPQGVFLMTGTGIVPDDDFTLESMDVVRISIEGIGVLENFVK, from the coding sequence TTGAAGCTTTATCGGACGCTGGATGGAATATTTGTGGAGGAGGGAGGCAGCTTCTTTACGCTTTCTGGAGCGGACTTCTGGACTTCGGAGTGGGATGATCTGCTGGCGAGTGACGACCTGCTGGAGCGAGCCCGCAAGGCTACAGAAGGCGCGGTGATCGCCAATTTCGATATAGAAGATGCTTTGAGCGTGGCGCATAGCCAGGAGGTTTGGGCGGCAGGGGTGACCTACTTCCGAAGTCGGAACGCGCGGATCGAAGAGAGCAAGGATGCGGGTGGCGGCGACTTCTATGATCGCGTGTATGCGGCGGTACGGCCGGAGCTTTTCTTCAAGGCGAATGGGCGCAAAGTAATCGGGCCGGGCGCGGGGGTGAGGATTCGGTCAGATGCTACGTGGTCGGTGCCCGAGCCGGAGTTGACGCTATTTATCAATCCCAAGGGTGAGATTGCCGGGTACACGATTGGCAATGATATGAGCTCGCGCGATATTGAGGGGGAGAACCCGCTGTATCTGCCGCAGGCAAAAGTGTATGACGGAAGCTGCGCGCTAGGACCGTGCATCCTGCTGGCGACGAGGCCGATGCCGCGGACTACAGCTATTTCGATCTCGATCTCGCGGGGCGGCTCCGTGGTGTTTGAGGGAAGCACGACGCTGGCGGAGTTGAAGCGGGATTCTAAGGAGTTGGCTGCGTTTCTCTTTCGGGACAACAGCTTTCCGCAGGGCGTCTTTCTGATGACGGGAACTGGGATCGTGCCGGACGATGACTTTACGTTGGAGAGTATGGACGTTGTGCGGATCTCGATCGAGGGGATCGGGGTGTTGGAGAACTTTGTGAAGTAG
- a CDS encoding ATPase domain-containing protein, whose protein sequence is MEIAAQPDRINTGVSGLNDILSGGLPAGQMYLLEGDPGTGKTTLAMQFIIEGVRSGEKGLYVTLSESKSELDASARSHGWDVAELPIAEFIPAEASLSPDQQYTVFHPSEVELAGTIQKLTQLIDRTRPDRLVIDSLSELRLLAADTMRYRRQLLALKHFFAGRDTTVLLLDDRTAEGSDMQLQSIAHGVLRLEKVRRSYGVTRRHVEIIKLRGSAYREGCHDYTIKTGGLHIYPRLVASEHDATFDGERIKINLPELDLMFGGGIHRGSSTLLIGPSGTGKSTLAIAYAHAAAERGDRAIVYAFDEVLRIAQDRAEGLGMNVREQVARGTLAMSQIDPAELSPGEFAWQIRSDVEQKDTRVVVIDSLNGFLMAMPGENDLTLHLHELLAYLNQKGVVTILVFTQHGLVGSMHSDIDVSYLADTVVLLRYFEAEGDIRQAISVVKQRAGHHERTLRELSMSQYGVEIGEPLRSFRGVLTGVPDLAEHKN, encoded by the coding sequence ATGGAAATAGCAGCACAACCTGACCGCATCAATACAGGCGTGAGTGGACTCAATGACATTCTCTCTGGCGGACTGCCGGCCGGACAGATGTATCTTCTTGAAGGCGATCCCGGCACTGGCAAGACCACGCTCGCGATGCAGTTCATCATCGAAGGCGTACGCTCGGGCGAAAAAGGCCTCTACGTCACACTCTCTGAGTCCAAGTCGGAGCTGGATGCCTCAGCCCGTTCTCATGGCTGGGATGTCGCCGAGCTTCCCATCGCTGAGTTCATTCCAGCCGAAGCCAGCCTCAGCCCCGACCAGCAGTACACCGTCTTTCATCCCAGTGAGGTCGAGCTGGCAGGCACGATCCAGAAGCTGACGCAGCTTATCGACCGGACCCGCCCGGACCGCCTTGTGATCGACTCCCTCTCCGAGCTTCGCCTCCTCGCCGCGGATACCATGCGCTATCGTCGCCAGCTTCTTGCCCTAAAACACTTCTTTGCCGGCCGCGACACGACCGTGCTTCTCCTCGATGACCGCACCGCAGAAGGTAGCGACATGCAGCTCCAAAGCATCGCGCATGGCGTCCTTCGTCTCGAGAAGGTTCGCCGGTCATACGGCGTCACCCGTCGCCACGTCGAAATCATCAAGCTGCGCGGCAGTGCCTATCGAGAGGGCTGTCACGACTACACCATCAAAACAGGCGGCCTCCACATCTATCCCCGCCTCGTAGCAAGCGAGCATGATGCGACCTTCGATGGGGAACGCATCAAGATCAACCTCCCCGAACTCGATCTCATGTTCGGCGGTGGTATCCACCGCGGCTCCTCTACGCTCCTCATTGGTCCCTCCGGCACAGGCAAATCGACCCTCGCCATTGCCTACGCTCACGCCGCTGCGGAGCGTGGGGATCGGGCTATCGTCTACGCCTTCGACGAGGTCCTTCGCATCGCCCAGGATCGCGCTGAAGGTCTAGGTATGAACGTCCGCGAGCAGGTTGCGCGCGGCACCCTCGCCATGTCCCAGATCGACCCCGCCGAGCTCTCCCCCGGAGAATTTGCATGGCAGATTCGCAGCGACGTCGAGCAGAAAGATACCCGCGTCGTCGTCATCGACAGCCTCAACGGCTTCCTCATGGCGATGCCCGGCGAGAATGACCTGACCCTCCATCTTCACGAACTTCTCGCCTACCTCAATCAAAAGGGCGTCGTCACGATTCTCGTCTTTACCCAGCACGGCCTCGTGGGCAGCATGCATTCCGATATCGACGTCAGCTACCTTGCGGACACCGTTGTCCTCCTTCGCTACTTTGAAGCCGAGGGTGACATTCGCCAGGCCATCTCTGTCGTCAAGCAGCGCGCCGGCCATCACGAGCGCACACTGCGGGAACTCAGCATGAGCCAGTACGGTGTAGAGATCGGTGAACCACTCAGAAGTTTCCGCGGCGTGTTGACCGGAGTACCCGATCTTGCGGAGCACAAGAACTAA
- a CDS encoding NAD-dependent epimerase/dehydratase family protein, translating to MSDRAPTILIFGLGYVGERFAMKLREEGWIVSTILRDAVKANYASSLGLNVVSLADAQGMLDLAKTTDALLITAAPAEDGCPAYRTLSATVAQNSRLQWLGYLSSTSVYGDQECRWTNEDSTLKACKGPGLARIQAEASWQRLASEHDLRLKLFRLAGIYGPGRSALNRLRKGEARRVVKPGHVVSRIHVDDAAQLLLLSIRRPDVGSIYNVSDLEPASGADVVLYAAWLLGEVAPPEVAFDEASLPAAAARFFIECRRISSDRAQRELEWKPIYLSYREGFRELAKAMVASGQ from the coding sequence TTGAGCGACAGGGCGCCAACAATACTCATCTTCGGACTTGGGTACGTCGGAGAGAGATTTGCGATGAAGCTTCGTGAGGAGGGCTGGATTGTTTCGACTATCCTGCGTGACGCGGTGAAGGCGAACTACGCATCAAGCCTCGGGCTGAATGTCGTTAGCCTGGCTGACGCGCAAGGCATGCTGGACTTGGCGAAGACTACAGACGCGCTTCTGATCACGGCAGCGCCTGCGGAAGACGGCTGTCCGGCGTATAGGACGCTTTCGGCGACCGTTGCGCAGAATTCGCGTTTGCAATGGCTTGGCTACTTATCTTCTACGTCGGTCTATGGGGATCAGGAGTGTCGATGGACGAATGAAGACTCGACTCTGAAAGCTTGCAAAGGGCCAGGACTCGCCCGCATTCAGGCAGAAGCTTCGTGGCAGCGATTGGCATCTGAACACGACCTGCGGCTCAAGCTCTTTCGGCTGGCCGGAATATACGGGCCGGGACGTTCCGCGCTGAACCGCTTGCGAAAGGGCGAGGCTCGGCGGGTCGTGAAGCCGGGGCATGTTGTGTCGCGGATTCACGTCGATGATGCTGCGCAACTTCTCCTGCTCTCGATTCGTCGTCCAGATGTTGGTTCGATCTATAACGTGAGTGATCTTGAGCCTGCCTCTGGTGCGGACGTTGTGCTGTATGCGGCATGGTTGCTGGGCGAAGTAGCTCCGCCCGAGGTGGCGTTTGATGAGGCTTCACTGCCGGCCGCTGCTGCCCGGTTCTTCATAGAGTGCCGGCGAATCTCTTCAGATCGCGCACAACGGGAGTTGGAATGGAAGCCGATCTATTTGTCATACCGGGAAGGTTTTCGGGAGCTCGCGAAAGCGATGGTGGCGTCAGGGCAGTAG
- a CDS encoding phytoene desaturase family protein, protein MQTASIIGSGPNGLSAAIVLAAAGVATTVFERNELIGGGCSTAEVTLPNFRHDLGSSAYPLGVASPFFRSLPIDIPWIEPPAACAHPLDDGTAVMLEHSIDDTIATLDAGDGPKYRSLLEPLTERFADLVKDILGPIQHVPRHPLLLARFGLSALIPAASLAQSRFRGPRGRALFAGMAAHSVLPLEASGSAAVALVLMAAGHASGWPILRGGAQTLTDALARHFETLGGVIRTEHEVTQLPPTDLVLADVTPTQLLRIGGTALPIDFRRRLEGFRYGAGSFKVDYALSAPIPWTARECSRAATVHLGGTLEEIAVSERDFKSDKPFVLLVQPSLFDSTRAPEGQHTAWAYCHVPNGSTFDHLEAIERQIVRFAPEFPDCVLARRISPPAALESWNPNLVGGDLSAGAMNLAQIVFRPTRSLYRTPVQGLFLCGASTPPGGGVHGMAGFHAAQSALRQGVR, encoded by the coding sequence ATGCAGACGGCCAGCATCATCGGTTCTGGACCCAATGGTCTTTCAGCGGCCATTGTGCTCGCCGCAGCGGGCGTTGCGACGACTGTGTTTGAGCGGAATGAGCTGATCGGTGGAGGCTGCTCCACAGCGGAGGTAACACTTCCGAATTTTCGCCATGATCTCGGCTCGTCCGCATATCCGCTGGGCGTCGCGAGTCCCTTCTTCCGGTCATTGCCGATTGACATTCCATGGATTGAGCCGCCCGCTGCGTGCGCTCATCCGCTTGATGACGGTACGGCTGTGATGCTGGAACACTCGATCGACGACACGATTGCGACGCTCGATGCTGGCGATGGTCCCAAGTACCGCTCGCTTCTTGAGCCGCTGACGGAGCGGTTCGCCGATCTGGTCAAGGACATTCTTGGACCGATCCAACATGTTCCGCGCCATCCCTTGCTGCTTGCCCGTTTTGGACTTTCAGCGCTTATTCCGGCCGCGTCGCTTGCACAGTCGCGCTTCAGAGGGCCTCGCGGGCGCGCACTCTTCGCCGGAATGGCGGCTCATTCTGTGCTGCCGCTGGAGGCTTCGGGCTCGGCGGCGGTGGCGCTTGTGCTGATGGCTGCGGGACATGCGAGCGGCTGGCCAATCCTGCGCGGCGGTGCGCAGACGCTGACGGATGCGCTTGCACGTCACTTCGAAACACTCGGCGGTGTGATCAGAACTGAACATGAAGTGACGCAACTGCCTCCGACCGACCTGGTGCTTGCCGACGTTACGCCAACGCAATTGCTGCGGATCGGTGGAACTGCCCTTCCGATCGATTTCCGTCGGAGACTGGAAGGGTTTCGCTATGGTGCGGGCTCGTTCAAGGTCGACTATGCGCTCAGTGCTCCGATTCCCTGGACGGCGCGGGAGTGCTCGCGTGCAGCTACGGTTCACCTTGGCGGGACGCTGGAGGAGATTGCCGTTTCGGAGCGAGACTTTAAGTCGGATAAGCCGTTCGTGTTGCTGGTGCAGCCATCGCTGTTTGATTCGACGCGGGCTCCCGAGGGACAGCACACGGCATGGGCCTACTGCCATGTGCCGAACGGCAGTACCTTCGATCATCTTGAGGCGATTGAGAGGCAGATTGTGCGCTTCGCTCCGGAGTTTCCGGACTGCGTCCTGGCTCGTCGGATCTCTCCTCCGGCCGCGCTTGAGAGTTGGAATCCGAACCTGGTGGGTGGAGATTTATCTGCCGGAGCGATGAACCTCGCGCAGATTGTGTTTCGTCCGACGCGCTCTCTCTATCGGACGCCGGTCCAGGGGCTGTTTCTTTGTGGAGCTTCCACTCCGCCGGGTGGTGGTGTACATGGGATGGCCGGCTTCCATGCGGCCCAGAGCGCGCTGAGGCAGGGAGTGCGTTGA